A genomic stretch from Candidatus Rokuibacteriota bacterium includes:
- a CDS encoding alpha/beta hydrolase — translation MPTAMIDGLEVNYVTRGSGPALLMLAPGGFDATIEKWSTASAWKGMRALEVLASEFTVIAYDRRESGASAGRVEHLSWSLFAAQAKGLLDHLGIREAFVLGGCMGCSVALAFAARFPQATRGLLLHWPVGGYRWKLNGQERFARHLRFARENGLAGVVKRAHEGKSFWQDSEAGPWGSVIVRDPAFAASFEAQDLERYLGLVTASARGLFDRDTVPGAEPEEIMAMKVPALIVPGDDPSHATSGAHYLRELLPQPEFWPVMPPEQTQDRLRDRILEFGRAHK, via the coding sequence ATGCCAACCGCGATGATCGACGGCCTGGAAGTGAACTACGTGACGCGGGGCTCCGGACCCGCCCTGCTCATGCTCGCGCCCGGCGGTTTCGACGCCACGATAGAGAAGTGGTCCACGGCCTCGGCGTGGAAGGGCATGCGAGCCCTCGAAGTCCTTGCGAGCGAGTTCACGGTGATCGCCTACGACCGGCGGGAGTCCGGGGCGTCCGCCGGGCGCGTCGAGCACCTCTCCTGGTCGCTCTTTGCGGCGCAGGCCAAAGGGCTCCTGGACCACCTGGGTATTCGCGAGGCGTTCGTCCTGGGCGGCTGCATGGGATGCTCCGTCGCGCTGGCTTTCGCCGCGCGCTTTCCGCAGGCGACGCGCGGCCTCCTCCTCCACTGGCCCGTCGGCGGCTACCGCTGGAAGCTGAACGGTCAGGAGCGCTTCGCGCGTCATCTCCGCTTCGCCCGTGAGAACGGCCTCGCCGGCGTCGTCAAGCGCGCCCACGAGGGCAAGTCCTTCTGGCAGGACTCCGAGGCCGGGCCCTGGGGCTCAGTGATCGTGCGCGACCCGGCCTTCGCCGCGTCCTTCGAGGCGCAGGATCTGGAGCGCTATCTGGGGCTCGTGACGGCCAGCGCGCGCGGCCTCTTCGATCGGGACACCGTGCCCGGAGCGGAGCCGGAAGAGATCATGGCGATGAAGGTCCCGGCGCTCATCGTTCCGGGCGACGACCCGTCCCACGCCACGTCCGGGGCCCACTACCTCCGCGAGCTGCTGCCGCAGCCGGAGTTCTGGCCGGTGATGCCGCCCGAGCAGACTCAGGACCGGCTGCGTGACCGCATCCTCGAGTTCGGCCGCGCCCACAAGTGA